GCGCGCCGATAGTCCAGGGCCCGCTTGAGGGTCAGGGATATCTGTTCGACGCTGTAGCTCTTCTCGATGTAGTCCCAGGCCCCGTTCTTGATGGCCAGTTCTGCGCCTGCCGGGTCACCCATGCCCGTGACGATGATCACTTCCGGCTTCGCGGACATGGCCGTCAGCTCGCCAAGGATGGAAAGCCCGTTTCCGTCCGGCAGCTTCACGTCAAGGAACACGACGTCGAAGGCCCTGGCCCTGGCCATGCCCACCCCGGCGGACAGGGTGCCGACACTGTCGACGTCGCAGCCCATGCGCTTCACCGTCCGGGACAGCACATGGCAGATCGACTCGTCGTCATCGATGATGAGTATTCGCGGCATGGTGCTCCGTGCGCTGCACGCGCGAAGGGTTGCTCTCCAGAACTTCCCGCACTCCCCGGCATATCTCCACCGTGTCGAACGGCTTGCGGAAGAAGGCCGACACCCCGGCCTTTTCCAGGTCCGTCGGCACCCTGTTCAGCAGCCCGTCTCCCTCGAAGCCGCTGCACAGGATGACCGGGATGTCCGGGCGGATCTTGCGGACTCTTTTGATGAACTCGGTCCCGTTCATTTTCGGCATGAGCTGGTCGGTGATGATCAGGTCGTAACTGCCCGGACTTGCGGAAAAGATGTCCAGGGCCTTGGTGCTGTCCAGGCAGCTGGTGACGGTATAGCCCACCCGGCTGAACAGCCTGTGCAGCGAGGCGATGAGGTCGCTGTCGTCGTCAAGGAGCATGATGTGCTCCGTGCCTTCGGGCAGTTCCAGGTGCCGTTCGTGCAGGGTGTGTTCTTCCGATGGGGTGGCGCAGGGCAGCAGGACGTGGAAGGTGGAGCCCTTGCCGGGGGCGCTGGCCACCGTGATGGCCCCGCCGTGCATGGTGACGATGCTCTTGGTCATGGACAGGCCAAGGCCCGTGCCGCCGGACTTCTTGCGCGTGGTGTAGAACGGCTCGAAAATGCGCTTGATGATGACGGGCTTCATGCCCGCGCCGTTGTCCGTGACGGAAAGCCGGGCGTACGACCCCACCTGCAACCCCATGGTCCGGGCCTCGTCGTCGTCCAGTTCCACCGCCGCCAGCTCCACCGTCAGCACCCCGTTGAAGCCACGCATGGCCTGCTCGGCATTGGTGCACAGGTTCATGATGATCTGCAGCAGCTGGTCGGGGTCGGCCTCCACCCAGATGTCGTGGTCCTCTATCCGCCTGCGCACCTCGATGCTGGCCGGAATGAGCGTCTGCACGAAGTCCGTGCACTCATGGGCGATGCGGGCCAGGTTGACGGGCTGCCGGGGGGCATCGGCCTTGCTGCTGAAGTTTTTGATCCGCCGCACAAGGTTCTTGCCGCGCTTGGCCGCCTTGGAGATGTGCTCCAGGTCGTCGTGCGCGGGCGAGCCGGGGGGGATGTCCATCAGGGCCAGCGCCGCGCAGGAGGATATGGCGCCCAGCACGTTGCCGAAGTCGTGGGCGATGCCGCCCGCGAAAATGCCCACCGCCTCCATCTTCTGGGCCTGCATCAGCTCCCGCTCCAACTGGCGCCATGGCTTGAGAATGGAGTTGATCATGATCAGGCTGATGGGCGCGACCACGAAAACCAGCAGCAGGGCGACGCCCGTGCCCACGGTGAAGATGGCGCGCCGGTGGATCTTGGTGAAGATGTCCGAAAAGGTCTGCTGGTCCCGGTTTATGTCGTCTATGTACAGGCCGGAGCCGAGCCAGAAGTCCGTTTCGGGAATGAGCTGGGCGTACACCAGCTTGGTCCTGCGAAACGATTCCCCGGGCTTGTAGAAATTGTACTGCACGAAGCCGCCGCCAGAGATGGCCTTTTCGGTAAGCTCCCTGATGTATTTCGTGCCTGTGTCGTCTTCCGTCTCCAGGCGTTGTTGCCCCTGGAAATCTGGAAATATGGGATGCGCGACGTTTGTTCCGTTGGTGCTGTAGGCAAAAAAATATCCGCTGTCGTCGTATTTGGCGTGG
This DNA window, taken from Nitratidesulfovibrio sp., encodes the following:
- a CDS encoding cache domain-containing protein, coding for MRSIKKYIPLLSYSVISRIALLVVFMIVFATAISFVYSFYINKTLEETKIAARQMMLENMRRTLRTSVQSMTGSIGEIAKYSDESKEQTVRKIVNHAKYDDSGYFFAYSTNGTNVAHPIFPDFQGQQRLETEDDTGTKYIRELTEKAISGGGFVQYNFYKPGESFRRTKLVYAQLIPETDFWLGSGLYIDDINRDQQTFSDIFTKIHRRAIFTVGTGVALLLVFVVAPISLIMINSILKPWRQLERELMQAQKMEAVGIFAGGIAHDFGNVLGAISSCAALALMDIPPGSPAHDDLEHISKAAKRGKNLVRRIKNFSSKADAPRQPVNLARIAHECTDFVQTLIPASIEVRRRIEDHDIWVEADPDQLLQIIMNLCTNAEQAMRGFNGVLTVELAAVELDDDEARTMGLQVGSYARLSVTDNGAGMKPVIIKRIFEPFYTTRKKSGGTGLGLSMTKSIVTMHGGAITVASAPGKGSTFHVLLPCATPSEEHTLHERHLELPEGTEHIMLLDDDSDLIASLHRLFSRVGYTVTSCLDSTKALDIFSASPGSYDLIITDQLMPKMNGTEFIKRVRKIRPDIPVILCSGFEGDGLLNRVPTDLEKAGVSAFFRKPFDTVEICRGVREVLESNPSRVQRTEHHAANTHHR